The nucleotide window CAAGGCAGCCCCACGGAGGACTTGATGTTCATGGCATCTCCAGAGCAGGCTGTCCTGGCTGCCCCTCTGGAGCCTGCCATGGCCAACACCACCACAGCTGACATCCCGGTAGCTGATGCCATTGAAACCGACACTGCCACTGCCGATACCGCTGTTGCCAACACCATTTCCCCTGCCGCTGCCAGCCTCATTGACCTATGGCCTGGCAACGGGGAAGAGGCCTCCACATCCCAGGCTGAGCCTAGGGTCCCTACACCACCTTCAGGTGCCGAGGTCACTCTGGCAGAGGTACCCCTGCTAGATGAGGTGGTTGAGGAGCCACTGCCACTGGCAGGCAAAGGCTGTGCCAACCTTCTCAATTTTGATGAGCTGCCTGAGCCGCCAGCTACCTTCTGTGACccagaagaggaaatagaagGGGAGCCTCTGGCCACCTCCCAGGTCCCAACTCTGCCCTCTGCTCTAGAGGAGCTGGATCAGGAGCCAGAGctggagccagagccagagccccaCCTGCTGACCAATGGCGAGACCACCCAGAAGGAGGGGACccaggtggggcagggacagCCTGGTGGTAGGGGTGGTGGTCAGGGTTCTAGCAGGCAGTACCTCCATTCTCTGAGACCCATATTATTGGAGGGAGGCTCCATTTCATTCTCCCTCCTTGGGCCATCTCTGCTTTTGTGCCCAAGGCAGGCATGtttccctggaaaccactgatagAATCACTGGTTGCTGGGGAAACGCTCAGGCCTGGTAGGTCAGCCCTAGCCCTCCTGGGTGGGGCCCAGTGACCTGGAGCTTTCCTCCTGCAGGCCAGTGAGGGGTACTTCAGCCAATCACAGGAGGAGGAGTTCGCCCAATCCGAAGAGCTGTGCGCAAAGGCCCCGCCTCCTGTGTTCTACAACAAACCTCCAGGTAGTGCTGGGGTGGGTGATAGGGAGGAGTTCCGGTAGGGGTGCTGGGTTCAAGTGTGAatatgcgcgcgcgcacacacacgatCACTTGGGGGTGTTGCGTTCAAGTGTGGATACAGCCACAGCTCCCAGCGGTTTGGGGAAACAGCCATGGATGTGCTGAGCCATCTCCTtatcttccctcctttcccaacACCATAGAAATCGACATCACCTGCTGGGATGCAGACCCAGTaccagaagaggaggagggcttCGAGGGCGGTGATTAGCGGTGGCGCCCGCCCTCAGGCTGCCCTCGCCAAGGCCGCCCACCTGTGCCGGCCTCTGGCCAGACGGCCCGCCGTGCCTGCACTCGCAGCAGCTCCGCCTGGCACCCACTCCGGATTCCGGCCCTGGCCCGGGACTTGGCCGCTTCCCCACCCACAGGGCCTGACTTTTacagcttttctcttttttttaaagttgatagGAGACTTGTACAGTTGACTGGTTTTCCTCCCGTTGGTAGTTGAGACGCTGTTGCAAATTctaccccctccccgcccggaCCAGATTGTAGCTCTTAGTCCTCCCTGCTCACTCAGCTGGACGGGGTGGAGGCCTCGCCCTTCGTGGGAGCCTGGCGTCGGGGGAGCTCTGGTGGGAAAATGCCCCACCTCTTTTCCTAGTTTTATGTTTCTTGGAAAAATATCACTTTGTATTCTCTGTCCAGGGCTTCAGATATTTTGCACgaattttaaaacatggcaaTAAATGGCTCGTGGGCTCTGGCTCCCTgggaccccctccccgcccttctCTTGACCCCTCCCCGCCTGGCCCAAAGGAAGTAGGCCCAGCTGGGGCCCCTCGGCTTCCAGGCCCtttcctgcccccctcctgctGGGCAGGTCCCAAGCTGGAGGCCCTAGGCGCGGATCAGGTTAGGGCTATCGGTGGGGCCTGGGGCTTAAATGGCCCCTCCCTAACTCCTCCCTCTTTGCTTGGGTTCCTTTTTCACGTTCAGTAACTGTTTTTGGAAAGCACAAACTTCTGTAACGGGTCGTGCTCATGTCTGTTAATAAAGAAATCCAGATCCCTTCAGGCCTGCTGCTCCGGGCCTCCAGGGGCGGATCTGTGGTGTGCCGCCTCCCCTGACCCCCATTCCCAACTCTTCCCACCTCCAAGGCCACAGGGAGCACCCTCACCGTGATCTCACAGGCAGGGAAGGTAGGGTCTGGAGCTCCCAGGGGAATCAGCCTGTGAAGTTTAGTTCCTCAACCTCAGGTCAGTTTTTAGCCAGAAGACGCGTTCAGGTTCTGGGTCGCCAAGGCCCAGGCACGCCTGGCTACCAAAACCTTGGGCGCAAGCAGTGGGTGCCCCCTCCGCTTGTACCAAACCAGATCACACACCTTTATTATCCTCAAAATGTAACAAACGGGGTAAgaaatccctccctccccacccctccccgcagTCCAAGGGAAGCGTTTAAAAAGCCCCGCAGTCAGGCCACGAGTTCGCGGGTGAGGCCCGGAACGCCGGACGCCCCTCTATACGGCTGTAGTCCTCCCGAACAAGGGGATGGAGACCGGCAGGCGCCAAGCTCCGTGCTCCAGCGGCTCGCGGCTGCTGAGTTCCGAGTCGGTCCAGCTGGGGAAGACCCGGCGGCCACGGTCCGCCTGCAGACAGAGCGCAGGGCAGGGGGCCGCTGGCCGCGGAGCGCTGGGCAGGTGCAGCGCTGACGTGTAGCCCCGGTCCAGGAAGAGCGGCTTGTAGCTGGGCGGCGGCTGCTCCTGTTTCTCCGAGCTGTCGCGGCGGCTCAGAAAGGGTGTGACGATCTTGCGGTAGAGGCCGCGCGTGTCCGTGAGCACCTCACTGTAGGGCGGCGGCGGCTCGGCCATCAGCACCGCCTCTTCATAGCACGGTGGCTTGGACATGTCCGATTCCGCTGCGGAGTGGGAAATGTTCCGAGGATGAGGCCACCCGTCCCTGGCCTCCGGCCAGCTGCCAACCCCAAGCCCAGCCCGCTACCTCCTAGGTTCTCTGGGAGGCTGTCCCATGGAAGGCTCGCCTGTTAGTAGTGATCCCGCCCACCTCTCAGTGGCCCTCGTTGCCCACGGCAGAGGTCTGGGCTTACCTTGACGCGGATAACTCCAAGGCCGCGGCGGCACTGAGAGGTGCGGGGGCGGCGGATGAGGAAGCGCGTGGtggtgtgcgtgcgcgtgtgcgtgtggcTGCGCCGGCCCGTGGTGCAGCAGCGGGTGGACGTGCACGTGCTGATGCGCGTGCGCCGGCGCCTCGAGGCGGCCGCGCTGCGGGGGTGGTGGCGGCGCTAGGCCTGGGGGGCTTCCGGCCAGGCTGCCCTCCAGCTCGAGGGGCTCCAGCTCGAGGGCGCGGAGGTTCTGCTCACGTAGTCGTTCCTCCTGGCGCCGTTTGAGGCGGCGGCGCAGGAAGCTGCAGAAGCAGCAGAGTAGGACGATGAGACCCCAGATGAGCCAGAAACCGGCGAAGCACGTGAGGAACGTGTAGGTGCCCTGGGACATAACCAtggcggcggcggggcggcgggTCCTCGGCTGCTTCACT belongs to Acinonyx jubatus isolate Ajub_Pintada_27869175 chromosome A1, VMU_Ajub_asm_v1.0, whole genome shotgun sequence and includes:
- the PRR7 gene encoding proline-rich protein 7, coding for MVMSQGTYTFLTCFAGFWLIWGLIVLLCCFCSFLRRRLKRRQEERLREQNLRALELEPLELEGSLAGSPPGLAPPPPPQRGRLEAPAHAHQHVHVHPLLHHGPAQPHAHAHAHHHALPHPPPPHLSVPPRPWSYPRQAESDMSKPPCYEEAVLMAEPPPPYSEVLTDTRGLYRKIVTPFLSRRDSSEKQEQPPPSYKPLFLDRGYTSALHLPSAPRPAAPCPALCLQADRGRRVFPSWTDSELSSREPLEHGAWRLPVSIPLFGRTTAV